The genomic DNA ATGTGCGTTTGTCGTCGCTCATGACGGTGTCCTCCCCTGAGCGGTCTAGTTTCTGTCGTCCTTGAGGTCCAGGGTCATGGCCTTGACCGGACAAACCCGCGTACACATGCCGCAGGCCGAACATTTGTCCACGTCGAAGACCACCAGCCGGGTGCCCGGGTCGAGCATCAGGGCGTCGGTGGGGCACATGGCCGTACACACGCCGCAATGGATGCACGACTCCTCGTTACGGAATATCTTGTGGGCCACCGGGGTGATGCGGATGCCGTTTTCCTTGAGATACCCGATGCCCTTGTGGAAGGACTCCTCAAGGCCCGAAACCTCTAGGGTCATGGTCCCTTCATGGCGGGGGCTTATGTCCGCTTTGAGTATATTGAAGCTAAGGTCGAAAAGCCGGGTCAGGTTGCAGACCACGGGCCGACCAGACACCTCCGGCGGAAAGGAGAGATAGACGATCTTCCTGAAACCCTTGACGATATCCTGCATGATTGGTCCTGTTCAAATGGCTGGCCGTTGGCTGTGTCGATGTTACTTGGCTTTTTCCAGAAAGCGTTTGGCCTGGGTCGCCTCGACCGAGTCGGGGAATCTCTTGACCACTTCGTTCATGCGCATCTTTGCGAGCTCCGGCTTGCCGAGATAGTCCCAGGCCAGACCTGCCCTGAGCAGGGCCGACTTGAACTTGGCGCTCTTTGGGAACTTTTCGATGACATCCTCGAAGAGGATTACCGCCCGGGCATAGTCCTTGAGCTGGAAGTAGCACTGTCCCTGCCAGAAGACCGCGCTTGGCACATAGGCGTGGTTTTTGAAGGTGTCTGTGAATTCGGCCCAGAAGGAGCGGGCGCGCTCGAACTGGTTCTCCTTGTACAGGGCGTAGGCCTTGTCGTAGAGCGCCTTGGCCGGGTCGGTGGTCACTTCCTTGGTCTCGCCGGGCTCTCCGTCGTGTTCCGATCCGGCGGCAAGGGGGGCGGCGGGGGCTTGGCCTGGTTTAGGTGCCTGCGCTGTGGCCGTCAGGCTGGCTGCCCGTTCCTGGCGAATCTTGGAGAGGTCCACCATGAGCTGGTTTTCCAGTACGAATTCGATCTCGTCGAGCTGCTGCGCCAGCGTGGACAGGGTCATGGTCGAGTTGGATTCGCCCACCTGTCTGTCCAGGCGCATATTCATGGTCTCGAGATCTCCCCTGAGGCGGGCGAAGGCGGTACGCATGGACTGGAGTTCGGCCCACATGTCGGCAGCCCGTTGGCGCACCGGGGACTGCGAGTCTTCGATTTCCGCCTTGAGTTGCTGGCGCGATTCCTCAAGCTCGGCTTCGAGCTGCCGGATGCGGTCGCGATCCTGGCGGCGCTCGGTCTGGAGGGTTTCCATGTCGGTCTTGGAGGCGCAGCCAGGGGCAAAGGCCATGGCCGCAATGACAATAAAGGCCGGGACAATGCTGAGTATTTTTTTCATGACCGTGAGCTTCCTCTTTTTCGTCCTATAAAAAGATACGCCACCGAGCCGAGAATTGGAACAAAAATGCACAGCTGCATCCAGAGAACCTTTTCATTGGTGGATTCGTATGTTCGTTTCCAGGCGTCAAGGATGCACCAGGCGCTAAAGGCGAAACAGACGCCGACAATGGACAGAATGATGGTCCACTGGTTGGCGGTGACGGCAGAAAAATCGGCGAACATCGAAACACTCCTTGGGCGCCGCGGCTCAGTGGGAGTCGGCGCGTGGTCGATTGAGGAACATGGACACAATGATGCAGCAGGCGCCCACGGTCAAGGCGCAGTCCGCCACGTTGAATGCGGGCCAGTGGAACGACCCGATGTAAAAATCAAGAAAATCGATGACCGCACCCAGACGGACCCGGTCGATGAGGTTGCCCACCGCCCCTCCGGCGATGAGGCCGAGGCCGGTGACCATCCAGCGGTCCGAGGCCGGGGTGGTGCGCAGCATGTAGCCGATGAACCCCAGGGCCAGGATGGTGATGGCGATGAACAGAGGCCGTTGCCACTCGATGCTCTCGCTGGCCAGAAAACCCCAGGCCGCGCCCCTGTTGGTGACGTGGACAAGATTGAGGAAACCCGGAATGACCGAAAATCCCGTCCACAATTCCATGGTAGCGGCCACCCACAGCTTGGTGGTCTGATCGAGGACAACCACCAGGGCCGCCCACAGGGATGCGAATCTATACCTGCCCATGCGCCTAGGCCAACGTCCTCAGAACCTCGGTGCACCGAGGGCAGGCGTCCGGGTGAGCCGGGTCGGTCCCCAGGTCCTTGCTGATGCGCCAGCACCGTTCGCATTTGGTCCCGGATGCGGGCTCCACCACGATTTTCAGCTCCTTCACATCCTCGGCCACATATGCGTCGGCAGGAGCACTGTCCACCTCAGCCAGGGATATTTGGGAGACGATGAAGAATTCCCGGGCGTCAAGTTCTTCGGCGGCCACAAGCTGACGCACAGCCTCGTTGGCGTAGAGGGTGATATGGGCATCGAGCGACTTGCCGATGACCCGGTCCTTTCGCTTGGGCTCAATGGCTTTGTTCACCTCGCCGCGCACGGCGGCCAGAGTTTCCCAGCGGGTGCGCTCGGCGGCGTCCAGCTCCGGGGCATCAGGGGCCAGACGCAGGGCAAAGACCGTGTCGGTCTGGTCCAGGTCCGCCTTGATGGCCTCAGGCAGGGTCTGGAACGCCTCCTCGGCGGTGAAGGAAAGCACCGGAGCCATGTCCTGAAGGAGCATGAGCAGGGTCTGCCAGAGTACGGTCTGGGCAGAGCGGCGCTTGAGGCCGTTACGCTCTTCCACATAAAGCCGGTCCTTGATGATGTCGAGATAAAAGGACGAGAGGTCCACAACGCAGAGGTTGTGCAAGGTGTGGTAGACCTTGTGGAATTCGTATTTGGCGTAAGCCTGACCAATGGCGGCGTGATGCCGGGCGACCATGTCCAGAGCGTAACGGTCAAGCGGCAGCAGGTCGGCCACGGCCACCCGGTCGGCCGGGTCGAAGTCGCTGAGATTGGAGAGCAGGTAGCGGCAGGTGTTGCGGATGCGTCGGTAGGCATCCACCAGCCGATTCAGGGTTTCGTCCGAAATGCGGATGTCTTCCTGATAGTTGGAGGCCGAGACCCACATGCGCAATATCTCCGCGCCAAACTTGTCGATGATTTCCTGGGGGGCGATGACGTTGCCGATGGATTTCGACATCTTGCGGCCCTCGGCGTCCACCACGTAGCCGTGGGTGAGGACGGCCTTGTAGGGCGGCAGGTCGCGAGTGCCCACAGAGGCGAGCAGCGAACTGTGGAACCAGCCGCGATGCTGGTCCGAACCTTCGAGATACATGTCGGCCGGAAAGCGGGTCTCGGCTCGTCGTTCGACCACAGCCGCATAGCTCGTCCCTGAATCGAACCAGACATCAAGAATGTCCGTCTCACGCTTCCAATGGTCTCCTCCGCATTTGGGACAGGTCAGCCCGGCCGGCACCAGTTCCTCGATGGGGGCTTCGAACCAGTAATCGCACCCGGTTTCATGCTTGGCGTACTTGTCGCAGATGGTGAAGACCCAGTTGGCATCGAACCATGTTTCGTCGCAGTCTTCGCAGATAAGGGCAGAGATGGGTACGCCCCAGTTGCGCTGGCGGGAGATGCACCAGTCCGGGCGGTTCGCTATCATGCTGTGGATGCGCTCCTCGCCCCAGGCCGGAATCCACTGGACCTTATTGCGGATGGCGTCCAGGGCGCGGGTTCGCAGGGCGTTTTCGTCCATGCCGATGAACCATTGGGTGGTGGCGCGGAAGATGACCGGCTGCTTGCACCGCCAGCAATGCGGATAGGAGTGGGATATCTGGCGCGAAGCCATCAGGTGGCCGAGTTCTTCAAGTTTTTCAATTACCTT from Pseudodesulfovibrio alkaliphilus includes the following:
- a CDS encoding 4Fe-4S binding protein, whose translation is MQDIVKGFRKIVYLSFPPEVSGRPVVCNLTRLFDLSFNILKADISPRHEGTMTLEVSGLEESFHKGIGYLKENGIRITPVAHKIFRNEESCIHCGVCTAMCPTDALMLDPGTRLVVFDVDKCSACGMCTRVCPVKAMTLDLKDDRN
- a CDS encoding tetratricopeptide repeat protein, coding for MKKILSIVPAFIVIAAMAFAPGCASKTDMETLQTERRQDRDRIRQLEAELEESRQQLKAEIEDSQSPVRQRAADMWAELQSMRTAFARLRGDLETMNMRLDRQVGESNSTMTLSTLAQQLDEIEFVLENQLMVDLSKIRQERAASLTATAQAPKPGQAPAAPLAAGSEHDGEPGETKEVTTDPAKALYDKAYALYKENQFERARSFWAEFTDTFKNHAYVPSAVFWQGQCYFQLKDYARAVILFEDVIEKFPKSAKFKSALLRAGLAWDYLGKPELAKMRMNEVVKRFPDSVEATQAKRFLEKAK
- a CDS encoding PLD nuclease N-terminal domain-containing protein, with protein sequence MFADFSAVTANQWTIILSIVGVCFAFSAWCILDAWKRTYESTNEKVLWMQLCIFVPILGSVAYLFIGRKRGSSRS
- the lspA gene encoding signal peptidase II, coding for MGRYRFASLWAALVVVLDQTTKLWVAATMELWTGFSVIPGFLNLVHVTNRGAAWGFLASESIEWQRPLFIAITILALGFIGYMLRTTPASDRWMVTGLGLIAGGAVGNLIDRVRLGAVIDFLDFYIGSFHWPAFNVADCALTVGACCIIVSMFLNRPRADSH
- the ileS gene encoding isoleucine--tRNA ligase, which produces MSDYKDTLLLPQTAFPMKANLKQREPEMLKFWEEIGAYERMVAAGDPDDTYVLHDGPPYANGHIHMGTALNKVLKDIVVKSRNMQGQTAHYVPGWDCHGLPIEHKVEQELKKKNKELDTLTIRKICRSYAAKWLDVQRGEFKRLGVLGTWDAPYMTMDPQYEAATARELGRFMERNGVVRGKKPIYWCCDCRTALAEAEVEYEDHTSPSIYVRFPMADPKARELADLDVNRLFILIWTTTPWTIPDNMAVAVHPEFDYVVVETNGDFYVLAQGLLEDCAAKFGWGQPAVLTTVKGSRLEGLKAKHPIHDRESPVVLADYVTLESGTGCVHTAPGHGREDFETGLKYGLEIYSPMNDRGEFLPEVEHFAGLNVWDANPKVIEKLEELGHLMASRQISHSYPHCWRCKQPVIFRATTQWFIGMDENALRTRALDAIRNKVQWIPAWGEERIHSMIANRPDWCISRQRNWGVPISALICEDCDETWFDANWVFTICDKYAKHETGCDYWFEAPIEELVPAGLTCPKCGGDHWKRETDILDVWFDSGTSYAAVVERRAETRFPADMYLEGSDQHRGWFHSSLLASVGTRDLPPYKAVLTHGYVVDAEGRKMSKSIGNVIAPQEIIDKFGAEILRMWVSASNYQEDIRISDETLNRLVDAYRRIRNTCRYLLSNLSDFDPADRVAVADLLPLDRYALDMVARHHAAIGQAYAKYEFHKVYHTLHNLCVVDLSSFYLDIIKDRLYVEERNGLKRRSAQTVLWQTLLMLLQDMAPVLSFTAEEAFQTLPEAIKADLDQTDTVFALRLAPDAPELDAAERTRWETLAAVRGEVNKAIEPKRKDRVIGKSLDAHITLYANEAVRQLVAAEELDAREFFIVSQISLAEVDSAPADAYVAEDVKELKIVVEPASGTKCERCWRISKDLGTDPAHPDACPRCTEVLRTLA